GGGGCAGCTTAGTTATCGAGGCAATCGCTCAGAACACGAATATCAGCTTCCTGAGTCTCACAGTTTTAGCTGGAACCGCGCACACCGCGACATGCAGCGTTCCGGCTCAAATCCTCACGTTTCGATAGAGGATAAAGTATTTGTTGAAACGATCGGAGGCGACCTGACCATCAAGATCGAAGATAACACGGATGACGGAGTTGGGATCTTTTCTGAGCCAGTGGACAATGCGGACCAAACCCTCGATGATGCCGACATACATTACGCTATAGCCGGAGACTTGGTCCTTATTAAAATCCGACCTTACCAGGAACAAATAACCCGAGGCTTCATCTACAACCACAAGGTCAAAGAGGTCTACCGCATAGACTCTATCGAGAGTTCCTGTGTGCTGCTACCCGAGGATCATGGAGTGATCTTTGCCGATGGCTACTACTTGGATTCTGGGACTTTCAAGAAATTTGAGCTCAACCTAAGCAAGATGCTCCTAGAGCGCGTTGTTGCTTCAGCAAATGGTGAAGACCATCTTTACGTTTTCTATAATCGCCTCGACGGTATTTACTCTCTCCTCCCCTACAACGTCATCACGCAGAGCGTTGAAAATCCAATACAGTGTCATGGCTTCTCGCTCTTCAACAGCGGCGAGCTCATATATTTCAAATCGCAGGGTCAGCCGAGTAGGCACCACAGTCTACAGGTTTGGCAAACGCCATTTGTTCAAGATGCGGATGTGCTCCACAGTGGCTCAGACCATTTTCTCGCCAAGGTCGGAAACCCTGAGGTTGTTCGTGCGCTGTCTTCCTGTCAGGAAGTTCTAACACTAATCAGCAAAGGCGAATCGTACGAACGTCTCTATGCTGACATCGTCCGTCAAACTCGAGACGCAATTGATAGCTACTTCTGGATTGATTCCGAAGACGTCGGCGATCTCAAGGCTACCCTTCAAGAAATCAATGGAACCGCGGTCGCCGTGATTGATGAATTCGAAAAAGTAGTCCGCATACGTAAGGCCACAGAAAAGAATACCCGCGAGGTCTTTGAGAGCGTTCGTAAACAGCTTTCTGAGATTGCCAGCGGGAGGCCTTCTGATGTCGAGAGCTACGTCGAACGTCTTGCGAGCTTGCGGCGACTTCGTGGTGAGGTAACTGCGCTACGCCGAGGCATCCCCTATTGAGGAACGCGAGGCGCATATCGCTGAAGCCTACGATCGAACCACTCAGCAAACGGTAGAATTTCTTCTCCGACCCGACGCTCTAGACCCTTACAAACAAAAAATATCCGGCCTCAGTAGCCATGTAGAGCAAACCAAGACCGCCGCTGAAACACGGGCCCTTGCGGCACAAGTCGACGCGGCTGGAGAAGCCTTGGAAATGTTGATCGATATTGTGAGTAATCTCAAAATCGAAGACGCGACACAAACCACCGAGGTCATCGACCGTATTTCGTCTGTTTTCGCTCATCTTAATCAGGTCAAAGCTGCCACAAAACGTCGAATTCAAGATCAGGCAAAGACTGAAGGGGAAGCACAATTTGGGGCTCAGATGAAGCTACTCAGCCAAGCTACCGTCAACTACCTCGATGTCTCCGATTCGCCGGAACGCTGCGACGAGTATTTGAACAAGCTCATGGTTCAGCTTGAAGAACTGGAAGGCAAATACGCTGATTTCGATGCGTTTCAGGATGAGATACTTCGCAAGCGCGAGGAAATCTATGCTGCTTTCGAGGCGCGTAAATCCACGCTAAGGGAAGACCATGGTCGCAAAGTGGCAAAGTTAGTCAAAACGGGCGAACGCGTCATCGCGAGTGTGTCCAACCGACTCAAGTCATTCAACGATGCCACGGATCTCAATGCATTTTTTGCTGCTGATCTGATGGTGGAGAAGCTTCATTCCACTATTGGCGAACTTAGGGATTTGGGCGAAACCCAGCATAGCGATGGCCTCAATGCTCAGTTGAAGACCTTACACAGTGACAGTCTACGTCAGCTTAAGGACCAGCAGGAGCTCTACGCAGAAGGTGAAGGGACCCTACGCCTGGGTCGACACCTGTTTTCGACCTCTAGCGGTGACCTGCGTCTCACGATAGTCCACCGGGATAATGGCCTTGCCTATCACCTCTCGGGCACGCGCTACTTCGAACCCATCATCGATCAAACCATTTCAGACTCTCGCGAGGTTTGGGAGATGGAAACGCCTTCGGAAAACAAGACGATCTATCGAGCCGAATTTCTCGCCTGGCAATTTCTTCGAGACGCACAGAATAAGGGCGTATTAGATGACTACATCGGGCAAACTGCTGAGGAACAGCTTGAAGCGATTCAAGCCTTCATGGCGCCTCGTTACCGGGAAAACTACATAAAAGGTGTCCACGATCATGATGCCCTGATAATCCTCGCAGCACTTGCGCCCATGGTTCACGAAGCCAAGCTGCTACGCTTTCCTCCAGAAATTCGAGCCTGTAGTCTCGTCTTTTGGCAAGAGGTATTTGCCGACGAAGCGGGCGATCTACTGCACCTCAAGATCGAGTCTCTCGCAGCGCTCGCTCAACTCTATCCTGATGCGAGCAACCGCGTAGAGTATACAGAACACCTGTCTCGCCGCATTGTCGAATTTTGCGACCACGCCCCCTTTTCGACGGAAACCGCCGATGATGCGGCAGCCTATCTCTTTGCAGAAATGACGGACGCCCACGGATTCTCTGTGAGCAAAGAGGCATGGGAATTAATTCAATCCTTTGAGCAAGACATTCTAGGCAAGCGCTTCAAAGTGCGTTTCGAAGAACTGCGAGCTCAGAGTCACTCCAGCAAAGTCTCAGAGTACCAAATAATTGCCGATTGGATTCACGCCTTTGCTCTAGCGAACGAGGATTGGCAACACCACCTAGACTACGTGAGTGAAGCAGCGGCCCACTTACTTTCTGGACGCTTTCGTGAAGTAAAGCCAAGTCAGGTCTCTTTGCGTGCGGAATTGTCAGGTTTCCGCGGTAATCACCCCGCCATCCCCGATGGCAAAACAACGCTCGACATCAACGATTTTGTCCAGCGGCTTACCTATTTTGAGCGTATCACGCTGCCCGCTCACCAAGCATTTGAATTACGTAAACAAGCCTTGCTGGATCAGCGTACCCGTGAGCTAAAGCTCGATTCTTTCACCCCACGTATCCTCACCTCCTTTGTGCGCAACCAGCTTCTGGATCAGGTGTATTTACCCATCATTGGTGACAACCTCGCTAAACAGATTGGAGTCGTCGGTGAAAATACACGCACCGACCGTATGGGGCTGCTACTCCTCGTTTCGCCTCCTGGTTACGGTAAGACCACCCTCATGGAATATGTGGCAAACCGCCTCGGGATAACTTTCGTCAAGATAAACGGCCCTGCCCTAGGGCATGAAGTGGCGTCACTTGATCCATCTGAGGCTCCTAATGCAAGCGCAAGAGAGGAAGTTGAGCGACTCAACCTAGCTTTCGAGATGGGCGACAATGCCATGATCTATCTCGACGATATTCAGCATTGTCATACCGAGCTCCTCCAAAAATTCATCTCACTTTGCGATGGTCAGCGTAAAATCGAGGGTGTGTTCCAAGGCGAGCCCAGGACCTACGACCTCCGTGGGCGCAAAATCGCGGTCGTCATGGCGGGCAATCCGTATACTGAAAGCGGGGCAAAGTTTCAAATTCCAGACATGTTGGCCAATCGGGCAGACACTTACAACCTAGGTGACATCGTAGGCGGAAGCCTTGCAGCTTTTAAGAACTCTTATATCGAGAATGCGATGACTTCTAATAGTGTGCTTGCTCAGGTCGCCGCACGCCATCACGCGGATATCTTGAGCATGATGGAAGGGATCGAAACGGAAAGTATGCAGGACAGAGAATATGTGGGTGATTACAGCGCGGAGGAACTCAGTGAAATCATCTCGGTTCTCCGCAAGCTGATGAGAATTCGTGAGACGATTTTGAGAGTAAATCAGCAGTATATCCTTTCAGCCGCACAGGAGGAAGCCTACCGAACCGAACCCGCATTCAAGTTACAAGGCTCATATCGCAACATGAACCGCCTGGCGGAGAAAGTAGTTGCATTGATGACCGACGAAGAAGTGGAGCAATTGATTCGCGATCACTATTTGAATGAATCTCAAACACTCACAGATGGAGCTGAGGCCAATCTATTGAAACTTTATGAAATTGAAGGCTGGATGGGCGAAGATGAGGCGCAGCGATGGTTAGAAATCAAACAGACTTTTAATCGAAATAAGCTTCTTGGTGGCGGCGGTGAAGAGGACCCCATCAGCAGAATTTTGGGCCCACTGCTCACTTTCTCTGGCAGTGTCGAAAGTATCGCAGCCACCCTTAAAGATGCCACCTCTGGAGACCGCAGGGAGATACAAGGCGTTATCAACGTCTTATCAGAAATCCGCGAACAAATGACGGTGTCCCCTGCGGCACAGCAGGTTATCGAGCCTCGCCCTATTCAGCAGCTCAGTCTACCTACAGGGACCATCGAGAGGCTGGACGAGATTCTCAAGGCGTTTAATAAGATGCTGAGCCATACTCAGATCGAAGAGTAGGTGTTTTTCGCATGCTCACTATGTGCTATGAGGCTTCAGTCTTTTTTATCTGGGATACCCGCACCTTCGTGCCATCGCGGAGGCACTAGGGTATCCAGTGCATAGGCGCTTACACTGGATGATTCGTATTTTATGATGTCCTCGAGTTTTCTCAAACACTCGAATGCTAAGACATCTTTTGACTGCAAGGCTCCTGGGAGGTGTCTCTCTTTCCCTTCATCTCTAGCATGAAGTAATACAAAAGGCGTCCCAGCTAGTTTTGTTTTTTGTAGTTCATACCACAGCCATGGTGAGAAGCCGATAATCGCGTCGGGCTTATAGCTTTCAAGCCATATAAGGTATGGCTCGCGTGATTTGTTCATAGCATAGAGGGGAGGTATGGAAACAGCAGCCTCTCCATACTTTTGACGTAGCGCGATCATCGCCATTTCTCGTTGTAGGTCATCCTTTATCACTGGATGATGACGCATCGAAGCTAGCCCGATGCGTCGATACCCCTTCTCCCAAAGTTTATGCCAACACATAAAGACTCCTGCTTGTTGGTTATGACAGATGGAGTGAAATCCTGTGAATACCTGCGTTTGGAAGCTGATAGCCGGCAATTTTCCAAATTCCACTATCGCCTGATAAATTTCGCGCTTACAGTGGCCAGCGATAATTCCAGAGCAACCGCGATGGTAGATCGTCTGAATCAACCTTGAAGGATGTTTAAACAGATCTGGATCTGCTTTCTCTACTTCAAACCCCATTCTCTCTTTATGTTTATCGAAGTATTTGGAGAGATCGGGTGTCGCTCTAAACACCCCGGGTTCGTTTGCCTGAGGACTTTCTCGGAGATAGTAGATGAGCGTTCGCTTCGTTTTGCTAATCTGCCTTTGTTTGGACAAGGTAGAATAAGTTAGATCTCTTTCAAATCCCAGCTCGCGTGCCGCATCCTCGACGCGTGTGCGAGTCTCATCAGAGACCCGAGACAAACCTGAAAGAGCGCGGTGCACCGTCGACTTACTTATCCCCAAATGGGCAGCAATGTCTCTGATGTTGGGTTTTCGACTAGCTTTCACGTTTATACAATCGGAGCTAAATTTTGGGCTTAAAGGAAACACTGCGGGACTGTCCCGCAGCAGCGTTATTGTGTCCTTACCTGGTGAAAAGCTATCGTGCTGAAAAAATGAAAACCCCTCTCATTATGGCATCAAAAAAATTACAGATATATTCTCATTTCAGACTATCGTTATTTATCGGGTTAATTGCCTCGTTAACCTCTCAGGCCCAAATCCTCTCTGACGGCGATGGCACGTTTCAAGACGGTACTACCTGGCAAGGAGGAGTCGCTCCTACCAGCACCGATTCTTGGACGATTCAGTCGGGAAACGCAGTCACCGCCTCTGGTAATTTAGCTATCCAATCCCCGGCAGTGGGTCAAGTCGACGGATCGCTCGACATGGACGGTAACAACATTACCCTCAGTGGTGGTGGAACCTTAAATTTAAACGGAAATTTGACGCTACATAGGCTTCTGAATTCGAGCAGCGGATCAGATGAAGGTGGCATCGTGAATGTAAACTCTGGGACACTGACCTTTACTAGTCGAATTTATCTCACACAGAGCGATTTCGATAATACGCTTATCACTCAGTTCAATTTAAACGGAGGCTCCGTAAGTGGGTCGGGTGAAAACTTCAGACTTTATGGAGCAGATTCAGACGACACGGCTCAACTATCTGTCACCGGTTCAGCGGGTAGTTTTATAGTCGGAAACACAGATCTTTTCAATTCAGCCACGGGTTTCGAAAATTCTGCCACTGACCTGAACTTCACCTTCGGAAGCTCAGGCGGATCAGGAGCACTCACTGTATTGAATACTGGCAATCTCACATTGGGTGGAAACGAAGTGACCATCGACTTCAGTTCAATAGATCGCGGCTCCCACTCCGGGTCACTGAGTACTACACTGATCGACTACGGGAATAACCTGACAGGGAGCTTAGGAACATTGAATAGCGTCGGCTTGGCTGCTGGAGAGTCAGCTTCTCTTTTCCATGATGCAATAGACGGTTCATTCCGCGTCGATTACACCTTGGTCGCGATTCCAGAGCCTTCAACCTATGGCCTAATGGCCGATTTACTGGGCCTTTATATTGTTTGGGGTCGCCGGCGCAGATAGAGACTTCTAATCATATATTTTCCCAAAACCCACCACAGATGCGTCTGTGGTGGGTTTTTTGTTGATAGGTGATGTCACCTGGAAGGCGGATTTTGCACAAGTCTAAAAGCTCGATCGCTGTCGGTTTGATTAGATTGCGAAAGAATACGAGATTTCTTTCTCAAATGATTCAGGCTGAGCGATCGCCGGGCGAATTAATGGAGGGTCCCGTTCGAAACCTTTGGGGCTACTCGATAAAGAATAACTGCCAAAATCTTGCCACACCATGCTCAAGAATCTATCCATCCGATTCAAGTTCTTCACAGCCTTTGGCCTTGCCTTAGTGCTGTTTGCGATTCTCAGCGCCGTCAGTGTAAATAGCACTGAAAAGCTCCTCGACTCTTTGGGTTGGGTCACGCACACATCTAACGTTATTGCCGAAGCGAGTCAGATTGAGTCTGCAGCGGTGGATATGGAGACGGGTGCTCGTGGCTACCTCCTCGCAGGAAAAGATGAATTCCTTGAACCGTACAGAAACGGAGAGGCAGAATTCACAGACAAAATTGCACAGCTCAAAAAGACTGTCAGCGACAGTCCGACTCAAGTAAAACTACTTGAGGAGATCAGCGCCAAAATCGCGGAATGGAACGTAAATGCAATTCAGCCGGCCATCGATCTTCGCACCGAAATCGGCGACGCAAAGACCATGAACGACATGGCTAAGCTGGTGGGCGAAGCGCGCGGAAAAACATATTTCGACAAATTCCGAAGCCAGATCACTCGATTCATTAAGGGGGAAAAGGAGCTAATCGTTGAGCGGCTTAACGAGTCCGATACAGCCTTCGCCAGACTCAACACTGCCTTTGAGACAGTGAGGGACTCGAAAAGCTGGATTATCCATACCTATCAAGTCGTCGGAGAGGCGGAGTCGCTCTTGTCCGAGGCGATGAATATGGAGACGGGCTTGCGGGGATTTTTGCTAGCAGGCAATGACGAATTTCTTGAGCCTTACGAATTGGGAAAATCAGCTTTCTTCAGTAAACTCAGTGCATTGCAAAAGAAAGTTAGCGATAACTCCGTCCAGGTGGAGTTGTTGGCTGAGATAGGCAGTACTTTCAGCGACTGGAATAAAAATGTCACCGAACCGGCGATCATGATGCGCCGTCAAGTAGGCAATGGTGTGGTTATGGAAGATATTGCAGCATCATTCGAGGACGCACATAGCAAAACATATTTTGACCGTTTCAAAGGTCAGATTACTGCTTTTGTCGGTCGTGAAAGAGAATTGCTGGCACAGCGCGAATCGGAGGGCAAGGCAGCCCTAGCGCTCAAAAGCGCCGAGATGAAACGCATCAAAGAAGCGAGTGACTGGGTGAACTATACTCATGATGTAATCGCGACAGCCAAAGAGATCTTGACCTCGGCAGTGGATATGGAGACAGGAATGCGCGGATATCTTCTAGCAGGTAAAGAAGAATTTTTGACACCCTATCATTCAGGGAGAGAAAACTTCGAACGCCTCACCGCTAGCCTGCAGGAGGCTGTAAGCGAGATCCCTTATCAAGTTCAGATTCTCGAAGATATGAAGGATACGATCAACGCCTGGATATCTGATGTAACGGAACCGACCATTGCTCTAAGGCGCGAAATTGGGGACGCGAAAACTATGGATGACATGGCGGATCTGATCAGCGAGGCACGTGGAAAGGTATATTTTGATGCGTTCAGAAAGATGATTACAGAATTCAAAGATCGGGAAGCTGTGTTAATGGCAGAGCGCGAAGAGGTCGCCGATTCTACAGCATCTATGACTCAGGCGATCATTCTATTCGGTTCCATCGCCATCATCGTTTTCACGATTGTTTTTGCGGTATTAATCGTAAATGCGATCCTGCGACCGATCACCTCAACTTCAAATATGCTCAGAGATATCAGTGCCGGTGAAGGGGATCTATCTGTTCGCTTAGAAGTTACGAACCGCGACGAACTCGGACGCATGGCAGAATATTTCAATCAGTTCGTCTCGAAACTAAATAATATCATTCGACAGGTTGCTGATAATACCAACGAGCTGGCTCAAACAAGTTCTAGCCTGGCTCAAAATGCGGCATCCCTGACTCAATCAGCTGACAGCGTAAACGAAGACTCTTCGAATACAAAACAATCTGTGGATGTGCTCAAAGGCAACCTGACTCGAATTTCTGAAGGTGCAGAGAAAGTAACTTCTGGAGTCAGTAGCGTCGCTGCGGCTATGGAACAGATGTCAGCTACGGTAACGAACGTCGCTGAGAATTGCATGAATAGTTCCAAGGTGTCCGCGGATGCAAAAAGGAACGTAGATAGTGCGCTCGAAACCACGACCGACCTACAATCTTCAGCCTCCGAGATTAGCAGCTTTATTGAGACGATTAACAGTATCGCTGACCAAACAAACCTGCTTGCCCTCAATGCAACGATCGAAGCAGCCAGTGCGGGTGATGCCGGTAAAGGCTTCGCCGTCGTAGCCAGCGAAGTAAAAGAGCTCGCTCAACAAACATCAAAGGCAACCGACCAAATCAGCCAGCTCGTCGCCGAAATGTTGCGGAAAACCAACGCTGCGGCCGAGGCTAATTCCAGTGTGTCTGGCTTGATCAATCAATTGGATGCCAATGTCCAGGATATCGCGGCAGCGATCGAGCAACAGTCGATCGCTAGTAATGAAATTTCACATAATGTTTCCCAGGCGTCTCAAGAAGTCACCGAGATCTCTGAAAACATCAACCAGGCTACAGACAGTTCGGTCGACGTGTTTCAGAGTGTGTCGAATATGAACGAGTCATCCGAACTGTCTCGAGAACATGCCCTTCAAACGAACGCTCAGAGTGAAGAGCTCAGCACAATGGCCGATACCTTGAGCGGCTTGGTAGGACAATTCAAAACCTCGAAAGACTAGAGCCAAAGTCAATTTGCTACCCAGCTATTTAACGCGGGACATAAAGGCCTCGAAGTATACTTCGAGGTCTTTGATATTACTGGGCTCGATCTCCTTTGCATCAATTTCGAAACGCTCGGCAAGGTCCTCGATTTCCACCTCATCGACAGCCCTCCAGGCACATAAAGCAGTTCCAAAAAGGGTGGCCTGCTCCAGGTTTGATATCTGGAAGCTCATCTTTGGGCAAAGCTGAGCGAGTGCCTGGCAATACAAAGTATTCTTAGTGAATCCACCCTCGATGAACACGGTAGTGCCCTCGCCTGCTCCTAAGAAACTCAACGCCTCGACGGTTTGAAAAGCCAGCGACAGGTTGAGCGCGGCAAAATAGTGCTGACCCAGCCCTGCCAGCTCGCCAGGACACAATTCATCCAGAGGTGTGAAGCTGCCCGCCTGTTCGACTCCGGGATTACAGTCCGGGAATATTTTCGCGGTAGGCACTACGCCAGGTAATACGAATAGATTACTGGCTGAGCACAGGACCTCTGCGTCAAGAGTAGTCGAATTGTCGATTTCCGGCCCAAAAGCTTTGAAGGTCGTATATTCCATTCCCCCACTCAGCAGTGCTGTCTTTACGGGGCGACAAGCGACATCCATGTTAAAGAAAGTCATCGTGCGCAGTTCGGCTGCGGTCAGTTCGGGTTGTTGACCCGGTGCCATCAGCACACACCAGCTTCCAGTTGAGTTCAGAATGTAATTATCGAAGGGCTTAGCTAGATACGGAACCAGAGAAGCATTTGAATCATGCACGCCGAGTGTCACACTACAGGAAGGATCGAGACCACATGCCTCTACCCAATCATCAGTGACTGTGCCGAGTATCTCCCAAGGGCTACGACGTTCACCAGGAAACTTCGCCGGCACATCTAGATCTGTTGCCACGCGGCTCCAGTCATCTTGTTTAAAATCCCAAAGGTGGGTGTGGTTACCCACCATGGTCGGCTCCCAAGATTGCTCTCCAGTCAGGAGATATCCGAGATACTGGGGAAACATGAGAATGCTCTCTGTTGCCGCCCATACGTCGGGCTTGGCTTGCTGGATATAGTAGAGCTGCGCCGCCGCATTGATCAGGC
This sequence is a window from Opitutales bacterium. Protein-coding genes within it:
- a CDS encoding LacI family DNA-binding transcriptional regulator, translating into MKASRKPNIRDIAAHLGISKSTVHRALSGLSRVSDETRTRVEDAARELGFERDLTYSTLSKQRQISKTKRTLIYYLRESPQANEPGVFRATPDLSKYFDKHKERMGFEVEKADPDLFKHPSRLIQTIYHRGCSGIIAGHCKREIYQAIVEFGKLPAISFQTQVFTGFHSICHNQQAGVFMCWHKLWEKGYRRIGLASMRHHPVIKDDLQREMAMIALRQKYGEAAVSIPPLYAMNKSREPYLIWLESYKPDAIIGFSPWLWYELQKTKLAGTPFVLLHARDEGKERHLPGALQSKDVLAFECLRKLEDIIKYESSSVSAYALDTLVPPRWHEGAGIPDKKD
- a CDS encoding DNA repair ATPase, yielding MSQPSLDGGSYEIIRRRLEAQGAELKQKLARLNALRHEVFGGVGTELLTTDRVVTENNCIPRDMLSLGQGLFLFGYNVHMGLRSKIEVADVFSIYRYDSKERTFEAAKHSFLEQPEFLEDFAYLYRYYKKTSFVKFLLIGPHLYMAFRVSEDVADVKVFKWLISGEGQLSYRGNRSEHEYQLPESHSFSWNRAHRDMQRSGSNPHVSIEDKVFVETIGGDLTIKIEDNTDDGVGIFSEPVDNADQTLDDADIHYAIAGDLVLIKIRPYQEQITRGFIYNHKVKEVYRIDSIESSCVLLPEDHGVIFADGYYLDSGTFKKFELNLSKMLLERVVASANGEDHLYVFYNRLDGIYSLLPYNVITQSVENPIQCHGFSLFNSGELIYFKSQGQPSRHHSLQVWQTPFVQDADVLHSGSDHFLAKVGNPEVVRALSSCQEVLTLISKGESYERLYADIVRQTRDAIDSYFWIDSEDVGDLKATLQEINGTAVAVIDEFEKVVRIRKATEKNTREVFESVRKQLSEIASGRPSDVESYVERLASLRRLRGEVTALRRGIPY
- a CDS encoding methyl-accepting chemotaxis protein, giving the protein MLKNLSIRFKFFTAFGLALVLFAILSAVSVNSTEKLLDSLGWVTHTSNVIAEASQIESAAVDMETGARGYLLAGKDEFLEPYRNGEAEFTDKIAQLKKTVSDSPTQVKLLEEISAKIAEWNVNAIQPAIDLRTEIGDAKTMNDMAKLVGEARGKTYFDKFRSQITRFIKGEKELIVERLNESDTAFARLNTAFETVRDSKSWIIHTYQVVGEAESLLSEAMNMETGLRGFLLAGNDEFLEPYELGKSAFFSKLSALQKKVSDNSVQVELLAEIGSTFSDWNKNVTEPAIMMRRQVGNGVVMEDIAASFEDAHSKTYFDRFKGQITAFVGRERELLAQRESEGKAALALKSAEMKRIKEASDWVNYTHDVIATAKEILTSAVDMETGMRGYLLAGKEEFLTPYHSGRENFERLTASLQEAVSEIPYQVQILEDMKDTINAWISDVTEPTIALRREIGDAKTMDDMADLISEARGKVYFDAFRKMITEFKDREAVLMAEREEVADSTASMTQAIILFGSIAIIVFTIVFAVLIVNAILRPITSTSNMLRDISAGEGDLSVRLEVTNRDELGRMAEYFNQFVSKLNNIIRQVADNTNELAQTSSSLAQNAASLTQSADSVNEDSSNTKQSVDVLKGNLTRISEGAEKVTSGVSSVAAAMEQMSATVTNVAENCMNSSKVSADAKRNVDSALETTTDLQSSASEISSFIETINSIADQTNLLALNATIEAASAGDAGKGFAVVASEVKELAQQTSKATDQISQLVAEMLRKTNAAAEANSSVSGLINQLDANVQDIAAAIEQQSIASNEISHNVSQASQEVTEISENINQATDSSVDVFQSVSNMNESSELSREHALQTNAQSEELSTMADTLSGLVGQFKTSKD
- a CDS encoding AAA family ATPase, whose translation is MLIDIVSNLKIEDATQTTEVIDRISSVFAHLNQVKAATKRRIQDQAKTEGEAQFGAQMKLLSQATVNYLDVSDSPERCDEYLNKLMVQLEELEGKYADFDAFQDEILRKREEIYAAFEARKSTLREDHGRKVAKLVKTGERVIASVSNRLKSFNDATDLNAFFAADLMVEKLHSTIGELRDLGETQHSDGLNAQLKTLHSDSLRQLKDQQELYAEGEGTLRLGRHLFSTSSGDLRLTIVHRDNGLAYHLSGTRYFEPIIDQTISDSREVWEMETPSENKTIYRAEFLAWQFLRDAQNKGVLDDYIGQTAEEQLEAIQAFMAPRYRENYIKGVHDHDALIILAALAPMVHEAKLLRFPPEIRACSLVFWQEVFADEAGDLLHLKIESLAALAQLYPDASNRVEYTEHLSRRIVEFCDHAPFSTETADDAAAYLFAEMTDAHGFSVSKEAWELIQSFEQDILGKRFKVRFEELRAQSHSSKVSEYQIIADWIHAFALANEDWQHHLDYVSEAAAHLLSGRFREVKPSQVSLRAELSGFRGNHPAIPDGKTTLDINDFVQRLTYFERITLPAHQAFELRKQALLDQRTRELKLDSFTPRILTSFVRNQLLDQVYLPIIGDNLAKQIGVVGENTRTDRMGLLLLVSPPGYGKTTLMEYVANRLGITFVKINGPALGHEVASLDPSEAPNASAREEVERLNLAFEMGDNAMIYLDDIQHCHTELLQKFISLCDGQRKIEGVFQGEPRTYDLRGRKIAVVMAGNPYTESGAKFQIPDMLANRADTYNLGDIVGGSLAAFKNSYIENAMTSNSVLAQVAARHHADILSMMEGIETESMQDREYVGDYSAEELSEIISVLRKLMRIRETILRVNQQYILSAAQEEAYRTEPAFKLQGSYRNMNRLAEKVVALMTDEEVEQLIRDHYLNESQTLTDGAEANLLKLYEIEGWMGEDEAQRWLEIKQTFNRNKLLGGGGEEDPISRILGPLLTFSGSVESIAATLKDATSGDRREIQGVINVLSEIREQMTVSPAAQQVIEPRPIQQLSLPTGTIERLDEILKAFNKMLSHTQIEE